From a single Collimonas pratensis genomic region:
- a CDS encoding GDYXXLXY domain-containing protein — translation MMRWRLPLFIIAAVITLLFLNGIVWRHEQTLAQGHAVLLPLRPVDPRSLMQGDYMALDYQLTQQLTHDLMAAPPAAGQALAIVLGTDSDGVAQFLRMAKPGEQLQAGETLVRLKWEDNGAHLPSNSYFFAEGEATRFAQARYAIFRVASDGTALLAGLADERHNTIPDRLQAPTSAHSNP, via the coding sequence ATGATGCGCTGGCGCCTGCCCCTTTTTATTATCGCCGCGGTGATCACTTTGCTGTTCCTGAACGGCATCGTCTGGCGCCACGAACAGACTCTGGCCCAGGGCCACGCCGTGCTGCTGCCGTTACGTCCGGTTGATCCGCGCTCGCTGATGCAAGGCGATTACATGGCGCTCGACTACCAGCTGACGCAACAGCTCACGCACGACCTGATGGCCGCGCCGCCGGCCGCCGGGCAGGCGCTGGCGATAGTGCTCGGTACGGACAGCGACGGCGTCGCGCAGTTTCTTCGCATGGCCAAGCCGGGCGAGCAGCTGCAAGCCGGGGAAACCCTGGTACGCCTGAAATGGGAAGACAATGGCGCCCACCTGCCGAGCAACAGCTACTTCTTTGCCGAAGGAGAAGCGACCCGCTTCGCCCAGGCCCGCTACGCGATCTTCCGCGTGGCAAGCGATGGCACGGCGCTGCTGGCCGGGCTGGCGGATGAACGGCATAATACGATTCCCGACCGCCTCCAAGCGCCGACAAGCGCGCACAGCAATCCATGA
- a CDS encoding tyrosine-protein phosphatase gives MKYSIPKRLLRSVLLIQLTLVFTPYAQAEASQAPVRKPEWAQAVDTSANLYLVDKNFYRSAALQPKDIKTLNALDVKTVVNLRSFHSDDDLLKNTGIKAVHVGINTWEINDKNVIEALRAIRAGAKEGPVLLHCWHGADRTGLVSAMYRVVFQGWSKQMALEELTDGGYGYHALWKNIPKYMATVDVEKIRRGVNSES, from the coding sequence ATGAAATATTCCATCCCGAAGCGCCTGCTCCGATCAGTTTTGCTAATCCAGTTGACGCTGGTCTTTACGCCATATGCACAGGCAGAAGCAAGCCAGGCACCCGTTCGAAAGCCCGAATGGGCGCAAGCCGTCGACACCTCGGCCAATCTCTATCTGGTCGACAAAAATTTCTATCGCAGCGCCGCCCTGCAACCCAAGGATATCAAGACCCTCAACGCACTCGATGTCAAAACGGTGGTCAACCTGCGTTCATTCCACTCCGACGACGATTTGCTGAAAAATACCGGCATCAAGGCCGTGCATGTCGGCATCAACACCTGGGAGATCAACGACAAGAATGTCATCGAGGCCTTGCGCGCGATACGCGCCGGCGCCAAGGAAGGCCCGGTCTTGCTGCATTGCTGGCACGGCGCCGACCGCACCGGCCTCGTCAGCGCCATGTATCGCGTCGTATTCCAGGGCTGGAGCAAGCAGATGGCGCTGGAAGAGCTGACCGACGGCGGCTATGGCTATCACGCGCTCTGGAAAAACATTCCAAAATATATGGCAACGGTGGACGTTGAAAAGATTCGCAGAGGCGTCAACAGCGAAAGCTAA